One genomic region from Cardinium endosymbiont of Dermatophagoides farinae encodes:
- a CDS encoding DapH/DapD/GlmU-related protein, whose translation MHKGVIIFGLCHLTKGALDIFQKNNVIVYGILEDETKRHGTEIHNIPILGATDDSNFIDLLGEQCASFIAYRPMQKRKNCLNFLIAQQKPTPISAIHPSATIAEAVQLGHGNYMGAQVCLASEVTIGNYCVLHSGVIIEPETTIHDWVEIGAGSIIGDHVTIEEDVFIGIGTTIIPGVTIQKGASIGAGSVVLGNVKSGDLLLGNPAKSIQQP comes from the coding sequence ATGCACAAAGGTGTAATTATTTTTGGCCTATGCCACCTTACAAAAGGCGCTTTAGATATTTTCCAAAAAAACAATGTAATTGTTTACGGGATTCTAGAAGATGAAACCAAACGGCATGGTACAGAGATCCATAATATCCCTATCTTAGGCGCTACAGATGATTCAAATTTCATTGATTTACTCGGTGAACAATGTGCTTCTTTTATTGCCTATCGTCCTATGCAAAAAAGAAAAAACTGTTTGAATTTTTTAATTGCACAGCAAAAACCGACGCCCATTTCTGCTATTCATCCATCGGCTACTATCGCTGAAGCAGTTCAGCTGGGTCACGGCAATTACATGGGTGCACAAGTATGTTTGGCTTCAGAGGTAACTATAGGGAACTACTGTGTGCTACACAGTGGGGTTATCATTGAGCCAGAAACCACTATTCATGATTGGGTAGAGATAGGTGCAGGTAGTATTATTGGTGATCATGTAACCATAGAAGAAGATGTGTTTATTGGCATAGGTACTACCATCATTCCGGGTGTTACCATTCAAAAGGGGGCCAGTATTGGTGCAGGGTCGGTTGTTTTAGGCAACGTAAAAAGTGGCGATCTGCTATTAGGCAATCCAGCAAAATCTATTCAACAACCATAA
- a CDS encoding Rpn family recombination-promoting nuclease/putative transposase: protein MTKKKNKKEGVDKPHDTVFKNTFCNKEAMLDFLAANLPRDLLVKIDQENLELTNKSFVDPVGRRGESDLVFKTNINGKEGYLYLIAEHQSTEDLYMPLRFMEYNVQLLRQHLKEKGNVPLPVILNICIYNGNSPYKGSNSLLSMFSDPELAKSCMFDKFHLVDLYSTSEDELLSYKKAAFAAMILKQGIYRSFNQWFLDHINLIVNFLEKGYISYANEAFLYMLKVDDDPNLLQTIKQSNPKLNQIAMSVAETLRQEGEQKGIQKGIQKGIQKGMRIGEEKGMRIGEEKGKVEIAKSMLLRGYPIEDIILLTGLYPSQVQELL from the coding sequence ATGACCAAGAAAAAGAATAAAAAAGAGGGAGTAGATAAACCTCATGACACCGTATTTAAAAACACATTCTGCAACAAGGAAGCGATGCTAGATTTTTTAGCTGCTAATCTACCTCGTGATCTACTTGTAAAAATAGATCAAGAAAATTTAGAACTTACCAATAAAAGCTTTGTGGATCCAGTTGGTAGAAGAGGAGAGTCTGATTTAGTATTCAAAACCAATATAAATGGAAAGGAAGGGTACCTGTATCTAATTGCTGAGCATCAATCGACTGAAGATTTGTATATGCCTCTTCGTTTCATGGAGTATAACGTTCAGTTATTGCGTCAACATCTAAAAGAAAAAGGAAATGTTCCGCTACCAGTGATATTAAACATATGTATATACAATGGGAACAGTCCGTATAAAGGTTCTAATAGTTTATTGTCAATGTTTTCAGATCCTGAGTTAGCCAAATCTTGTATGTTTGACAAGTTTCATTTGGTTGATCTATATAGTACTTCTGAAGATGAGTTACTTAGTTATAAAAAGGCTGCTTTTGCAGCGATGATACTCAAACAAGGAATTTATCGTTCGTTTAATCAATGGTTTCTTGATCATATCAATCTAATTGTTAATTTTTTAGAAAAAGGCTATATTAGTTATGCTAATGAAGCTTTTTTGTATATGCTGAAGGTAGATGATGATCCAAATTTACTACAAACCATTAAGCAATCTAACCCAAAATTAAATCAAATTGCCATGTCAGTAGCTGAAACATTAAGACAAGAAGGGGAACAAAAAGGGATCCAAAAAGGGATCCAAAAAGGGATCCAAAAAGGGATGCGTATAGGGGAAGAAAAGGGTATGCGTATAGGGGAAGAAAAAGGAAAAGTGGAGATCGCTAAATCTATGCTTTTGAGGGGTTACCCTATAGAAGATATTATTCTTCTAACCGGTTTATATCCTTCCCAAGTTCAAGAGCTTTTATAG
- a CDS encoding ankyrin repeat domain-containing protein: MSVVDCLLQVQGIDVNAKDNDYRTALHIAARDGYQNLVKVLMHYPNISINEKDKHRNTPLHLAAYGGHVDVVELLVEDSRIIIDEKNKNGYTPLDLAKRRGFWKVLEVLKGLSAVSVSSIN; encoded by the coding sequence ATGAGTGTAGTGGACTGTTTATTGCAAGTACAAGGTATTGATGTAAATGCCAAAGATAATGATTATAGAACCGCTCTGCATATAGCCGCACGCGACGGTTATCAAAATCTAGTTAAAGTGTTAATGCACTATCCTAATATTTCCATCAATGAAAAAGATAAACATAGGAATACCCCCTTGCATCTAGCAGCATATGGCGGCCATGTAGATGTGGTTGAACTATTAGTCGAAGACTCCCGTATTATTATAGATGAGAAAAATAAAAATGGCTATACTCCCTTGGATCTAGCAAAAAGGCGTGGTTTTTGGAAGGTATTAGAGGTATTAAAAGGATTATCAGCAGTATCAGTTTCCTCAATTAATTAG
- a CDS encoding ankyrin repeat domain-containing protein, with product MNRLLQAKNMDINAIDNNKRTPLHLAIVFGHIPKAERLLQVQNIDVNVTDTNHRTPLHWGAKRGYPTIVKEILDKHEVDINGKDKDGCAPLH from the coding sequence GTGAACCGTTTATTGCAAGCAAAAAATATGGATATAAATGCCATAGATAACAACAAAAGAACACCTTTACATTTGGCAATAGTCTTCGGTCATATACCTAAGGCTGAACGTTTATTGCAAGTACAAAATATTGATGTAAATGTCACGGATACCAATCATAGAACACCTCTGCACTGGGGCGCAAAAAGAGGTTATCCAACCATTGTAAAAGAGATCCTAGACAAGCATGAAGTTGATATAAATGGAAAGGATAAAGATGGGTGTGCCCCTTTGCATTGA